One genomic segment of Streptomyces sp. TLI_146 includes these proteins:
- a CDS encoding PIG-L family deacetylase — protein sequence MFGAFRQRRPSRRAVLGTAATTGLAAALGACSVPSSQRHRSDNPTAAPGQPVSAGRRAVLMQIVAHPDDDLYFMNPDTQHALDGGAKVVSVYLTGGEANGDNRVVSDPSDRVYNKAAYSSARHQGLRQAYASLLGLPLFTPWQKSVLDLRGGHRAEVNTLVHNGRHAELVFLNTAMHTLRGGRMGLPSLWEDRALSLPVVIAEGSPLRAAAPYTYDELVEVIAGLLDTYTPTLVQTLDPDPDIQHSTEKARQHDSEQPGYADHADHTAAASFAWAGMVRYVAQATRDGKGVPGFTATSYRAYYNRHWPKNLPPAVLAEKAAHLRPYGGAPDWQCGNPGGCGDYNVGGKRPLTNWKGWVRSTHYRFPGPRPVVGNEPDGRLAAYGVLGLRAVRWRETAPGSGRFGAADDLGGGPLAPVLGAATLKDGRQLLFGLRFAAIAGRSGANTREVVLLEQASPGGAFRAWRGLGNPELGDDRGRRIGSPVAVAAPDGRVHLFVRNADKGVSTRVRDADGSWGPWAALGGETVQDGLGATVDAQGRVHVFAPGYDFVHHWTQDAPGEPLGYVRRGPRLPLAVGAPTPVGLPDGGVQLLYRTLTDPRKTKGKGLAPADPRLVSVRADGTGRTAPPQPFDGYGPVGALLAPKDGLVVLGKDVKGRVQALVGGERHTRTQGAVPVDAPTLHLTARGPVAVGLGVDGAPWVWALGSAGAPPVRAAG from the coding sequence GTGTTCGGAGCATTCAGGCAGCGGCGCCCCAGCAGACGCGCCGTCCTCGGTACCGCCGCCACCACCGGCCTGGCCGCCGCCCTCGGGGCCTGCTCCGTCCCCTCCAGCCAGCGGCACCGCAGCGACAACCCCACCGCCGCCCCCGGCCAGCCCGTCTCCGCCGGGCGCCGGGCCGTGCTGATGCAGATCGTGGCGCACCCCGACGACGACCTGTACTTCATGAACCCGGACACCCAGCACGCGCTGGACGGCGGCGCGAAGGTCGTCAGCGTGTACCTCACCGGGGGCGAGGCCAACGGGGACAACCGGGTCGTCAGCGACCCCTCGGACCGGGTCTACAACAAGGCCGCCTACTCCTCCGCCCGGCACCAGGGGCTGCGCCAGGCCTACGCCTCGCTCCTCGGGCTGCCCCTGTTCACCCCCTGGCAGAAGTCGGTGCTCGACCTGCGCGGCGGGCACCGCGCCGAGGTCAACACGCTCGTCCACAACGGCCGCCACGCCGAGCTCGTGTTCCTCAACACCGCCATGCACACCCTGCGCGGCGGCCGCATGGGCCTGCCCAGCCTCTGGGAGGACCGGGCGCTCTCCCTGCCCGTCGTCATCGCCGAGGGCTCGCCGCTGCGCGCCGCCGCCCCGTACACGTACGACGAACTCGTCGAGGTCATCGCCGGGCTGCTCGACACGTACACCCCGACCCTCGTCCAGACCCTCGACCCCGACCCGGACATCCAGCACAGCACCGAGAAGGCCCGCCAGCACGACAGCGAGCAGCCGGGGTACGCCGACCACGCCGACCACACCGCCGCCGCCTCCTTCGCGTGGGCGGGGATGGTCCGGTACGTCGCCCAGGCCACCCGGGACGGGAAGGGCGTGCCCGGGTTCACCGCCACCTCCTACCGCGCCTACTACAACCGGCACTGGCCGAAGAACCTCCCTCCGGCCGTGCTCGCCGAGAAGGCCGCCCACCTCAGGCCGTACGGCGGCGCCCCCGACTGGCAGTGCGGCAACCCCGGCGGCTGCGGCGACTACAACGTCGGCGGGAAGCGTCCGCTCACCAACTGGAAGGGGTGGGTGCGCTCCACCCACTACCGCTTCCCCGGGCCCCGGCCGGTCGTCGGCAACGAGCCCGACGGGCGGCTCGCCGCCTACGGGGTGCTGGGGCTGCGTGCCGTGCGGTGGCGGGAGACCGCGCCCGGCAGCGGGCGGTTCGGGGCCGCGGACGACCTCGGCGGCGGGCCGCTCGCACCCGTGCTCGGCGCGGCAACGCTCAAGGACGGGCGGCAGCTGCTCTTCGGGCTGCGGTTCGCCGCGATAGCCGGGCGCTCCGGCGCCAACACCCGGGAGGTCGTCCTCCTGGAGCAGGCCTCCCCCGGCGGGGCCTTCCGGGCCTGGCGGGGCCTGGGGAATCCGGAGCTGGGCGACGACCGGGGCCGCAGGATCGGCTCTCCCGTCGCCGTCGCCGCCCCCGACGGCCGCGTCCACCTCTTCGTACGCAATGCCGACAAGGGCGTCAGTACGCGGGTGCGCGACGCCGACGGGTCCTGGGGGCCGTGGGCCGCCCTCGGCGGCGAGACCGTGCAGGACGGGCTCGGCGCCACCGTCGACGCCCAGGGCCGCGTGCACGTCTTCGCGCCCGGGTACGACTTCGTCCACCACTGGACCCAGGACGCGCCCGGGGAGCCCCTCGGCTACGTCAGGCGCGGGCCCCGCCTCCCGCTCGCCGTCGGCGCGCCCACCCCCGTGGGGCTGCCCGACGGCGGCGTCCAGCTGCTCTACCGGACCCTCACCGACCCCCGGAAGACCAAGGGCAAGGGGCTCGCCCCGGCCGACCCCCGGCTCGTCTCCGTCCGCGCGGACGGCACCGGCCGCACCGCGCCCCCGCAGCCCTTCGACGGGTACGGGCCCGTCGGCGCGCTCCTGGCGCCCAAGGACGGGCTCGTCGTGCTCGGCAAGGACGTCAAGGGCCGGGTGCAGGCCCTCGTCGGGGGTGAGCGCCACACCCGTACCCAGGGCGCGGTGCCGGTCGACGCGCCCACCCTCCACCTCACCGCGCGCGGGCCGGTCGCCGTGGGCCTCGGCGTCGACGGGGCGCCTTGGGTGTGGGCGCTGGGGTCGGCCGGGGCGCCGCCGGTCCGCGCGGCGGGCTGA
- the rplD gene encoding 50S ribosomal protein L4: MSTIDILSPAGDKAGTVELPAEIFDAKTSVPLIHQVVVAQLAAARQGTHKTKTRGEVRGGGKKPYRQKGTGRARQGSTRAPQFAGGGVVHGPQPRDYSQRTPKKMKAAALRGALSDRARHSRIHVVTGVVDGAVSTKAAKTLFGKISERKNLLLVVDRADEAAWLSARNLPQVHILEPGQLNTYDVIVSDDVVFTQAAFESFVSGPQTAETEGSDA, encoded by the coding sequence ATGAGCACCATTGACATCCTTTCGCCGGCTGGCGACAAGGCCGGGACCGTCGAGCTCCCCGCGGAGATCTTCGACGCGAAGACCAGCGTTCCGCTGATCCACCAGGTCGTCGTCGCTCAGCTCGCGGCTGCCCGCCAGGGCACGCACAAGACCAAGACCCGCGGTGAAGTCCGTGGTGGTGGCAAGAAGCCTTACCGCCAGAAGGGCACCGGCCGCGCGCGCCAGGGTTCGACCCGTGCGCCGCAGTTCGCCGGCGGTGGCGTCGTCCACGGCCCGCAGCCGCGTGACTACTCGCAGCGCACCCCCAAGAAGATGAAGGCCGCCGCCCTGCGCGGTGCCCTCTCCGACCGGGCGCGCCACAGCCGTATCCACGTCGTCACCGGCGTGGTCGACGGTGCGGTGTCCACCAAGGCCGCCAAGACGCTGTTCGGCAAGATCTCGGAGCGCAAGAACCTGCTCCTGGTCGTCGACCGCGCCGACGAGGCCGCGTGGCTGTCCGCCCGCAACCTGCCCCAGGTGCACATCCTGGAGCCGGGCCAGCTGAACACGTACGACGTGATCGTCTCCGACGACGTGGTCTTCACCCAGGCCGCTTTCGAGTCCTTCGTGTCTGGCCCCCAGACCGCTGAGACCGAAGGGAGCGACGCCTGA
- the rplC gene encoding 50S ribosomal protein L3 produces MSKNIKGVLGEKLGMTQVWDENNRVVPVTVVKAGPCVVTQVRTNDVDGYESVQIAFGEIDPRKVNKPLKGHFAKADVTPRRHLVELRTPDASEYTLGQEITAEVFESGVKVDVTGKSKGKGFAGVMKRHNFKGLGAGHGTQRKHRSPGSIGGCATPGRVFKGLRMAGRMGNERVTTQNLTVHAVDAEKGLLLIKGAVPGPNGGLVLVRTAAKGV; encoded by the coding sequence ATGAGCAAGAACATCAAGGGCGTCCTGGGCGAGAAGCTCGGCATGACGCAGGTGTGGGACGAGAACAACCGCGTTGTTCCGGTCACCGTCGTCAAGGCCGGGCCGTGCGTCGTGACGCAGGTTCGCACCAACGACGTCGACGGCTACGAGTCGGTCCAGATCGCCTTCGGCGAGATCGACCCGCGCAAGGTGAACAAGCCCCTCAAGGGCCACTTCGCCAAGGCCGACGTGACCCCGCGCCGCCACCTGGTGGAGCTCCGCACCCCTGACGCCAGCGAGTACACGCTGGGCCAGGAGATCACTGCCGAGGTGTTCGAGTCCGGCGTCAAGGTCGACGTCACGGGCAAGAGCAAGGGCAAGGGCTTCGCCGGTGTCATGAAGCGTCACAACTTCAAGGGCCTGGGCGCCGGTCACGGTACCCAGCGCAAGCACCGCTCGCCCGGTTCCATCGGTGGCTGCGCCACCCCTGGCCGTGTGTTCAAGGGCCTCCGCATGGCGGGTCGCATGGGCAACGAGCGTGTGACCACCCAGAACCTGACCGTCCACGCCGTTGACGCCGAGAAGGGTCTGCTGCTCATCAAGGGCGCCGTCCCCGGCCCCAACGGTGGCCTCGTCCTGGTCCGTACTGCGGCCAAGGGGGTTTGA
- the rpsJ gene encoding 30S ribosomal protein S10, producing the protein MAGQKIRIRLKAYDHEVIDSSAKKIVETVTRTGASVAGPVPLPTEKNVYCVIKSPHKYKDSREHFEMRTHKRLIDILDPTPKTVDSLMRLDLPAGVDIEIKL; encoded by the coding sequence ATGGCGGGACAGAAGATCCGCATCCGGCTCAAGGCCTACGACCACGAGGTCATCGACTCCTCGGCGAAGAAGATCGTCGAGACGGTGACCCGCACTGGTGCGTCGGTCGCGGGCCCGGTGCCGCTGCCCACTGAGAAGAACGTGTACTGCGTCATCAAGTCGCCGCACAAGTACAAGGACTCTCGCGAGCACTTCGAGATGCGCACGCACAAGCGGCTCATCGACATCCTCGACCCCACGCCGAAGACGGTTGACTCGCTCATGCGTCTCGACCTCCCGGCCGGTGTCGACATCGAGATCAAGCTCTGA
- the rplV gene encoding 50S ribosomal protein L22 translates to MEARAQARYIRVTPMKARRVVDLIRGMDATEAQAVLRFAPQAASVPVGKVLDSAIANAAHNYDHTDASSLFISEAFVDEGPTLKRFRPRAQGRAYRIRKRTSHITVVVSSKEGTR, encoded by the coding sequence ATGGAAGCCAGGGCCCAGGCGCGGTACATCCGCGTCACGCCCATGAAGGCCCGCCGCGTGGTGGACCTCATCCGTGGCATGGATGCCACGGAGGCTCAGGCGGTCCTGCGTTTCGCCCCGCAGGCCGCGAGCGTGCCGGTTGGCAAGGTGCTGGACAGCGCCATCGCCAACGCTGCACACAACTACGACCACACGGACGCCTCTTCGCTGTTCATCAGCGAGGCGTTTGTGGACGAGGGTCCGACCCTGAAGCGGTTCCGTCCGCGTGCTCAGGGCCGGGCCTACCGGATCCGTAAGCGGACCAGCCACATCACCGTGGTCGTCAGCAGCAAGG
- the rplW gene encoding 50S ribosomal protein L23: MMSATVTSKTFTDPRDLLIKPVVSEKSYALLDENKYTFIVAPGANKTQIKQAVEAVFSVKVTGVNTINRQGKRKRTKTGFGKRANTKRAIVTLAEGDRIDIFGQAS, from the coding sequence CTGATGTCGGCGACCGTTACCAGCAAGACCTTCACGGACCCGCGCGACCTGCTGATCAAGCCGGTCGTCTCCGAGAAGAGCTACGCGCTGCTGGACGAGAACAAGTACACGTTCATCGTCGCGCCCGGCGCCAACAAGACCCAGATCAAGCAGGCCGTCGAGGCGGTCTTCTCGGTCAAGGTCACCGGGGTCAACACGATCAACCGTCAGGGTAAGCGCAAGCGCACCAAGACCGGTTTCGGCAAGCGTGCCAACACGAAGCGCGCCATCGTGACCCTCGCTGAGGGCGACCGTATCGACATCTTCGGCCAGGCCTCCTAA
- the rpsS gene encoding 30S ribosomal protein S19: MPRSLKKGPFVDGHLIKKVDVQNEAGTKNVIKTWSRRSMIIPSMLGHTIAVHNGKTHVPVFVTESMVGHKLGEFSPTRTFRGHVKDDRKSKRR, translated from the coding sequence ATGCCGCGCAGTCTCAAGAAGGGGCCCTTCGTCGACGGACACCTCATCAAGAAGGTGGACGTACAGAACGAGGCAGGCACCAAGAACGTCATCAAGACCTGGTCCCGTCGCTCGATGATCATCCCCAGCATGCTGGGTCACACCATCGCGGTGCACAACGGCAAGACCCACGTCCCGGTGTTCGTCACCGAGTCGATGGTCGGCCACAAGCTCGGTGAGTTCTCGCCGACTCGCACCTTCCGCGGCCACGTCAAGGACGACCGGAAGTCGAAGCGCCGCTAA
- the rplB gene encoding 50S ribosomal protein L2, translating into MGIRKYKPTTPGRRGSSVADFVEITRSTPEKSLVRPLHSKGGRNNTGRVTVRHQGGGHKRAYRVIDFRRHDKDGVPAKVAHIEYDPNRTARIALLHYADGEKRYIIAPRGLSQGDRVENGPAADIKPGNNLALRNIPVGTTIHAIELRPGGGAKFARSAGASVQLLAKEGTMAHLRMPSGEIRLVDARCRATIGEVGNAEQSNINWGKAGRMRWKGVRPTVRGVAMNPVDHPHGGGEGKTSGGRHPVSPWGQKEGRTRSPKKASSKYIVRRRKTNKKR; encoded by the coding sequence ATGGGTATCCGCAAGTACAAGCCGACGACTCCGGGCCGTCGTGGCTCCAGCGTCGCCGACTTTGTCGAGATCACGCGGTCCACGCCGGAGAAGTCGCTGGTCCGCCCCCTGCACAGCAAGGGCGGCCGTAACAACACCGGTCGTGTGACCGTCCGCCACCAGGGCGGTGGCCACAAGCGCGCCTACCGAGTGATCGACTTCCGTCGTCACGACAAGGACGGCGTGCCGGCGAAGGTCGCTCACATCGAGTACGACCCCAACCGCACCGCGCGCATCGCGCTCCTGCACTACGCGGACGGCGAGAAGCGCTACATCATCGCCCCCCGTGGCCTGAGCCAGGGCGACCGTGTCGAGAACGGCCCGGCCGCCGACATCAAGCCCGGTAACAACCTGGCGCTTCGCAACATCCCGGTCGGTACCACGATCCACGCGATCGAGCTCCGTCCCGGTGGTGGCGCCAAGTTCGCCCGCTCCGCCGGTGCCTCCGTGCAGCTGCTCGCGAAGGAGGGCACGATGGCCCACCTTCGTATGCCGTCCGGCGAGATCCGGCTGGTCGACGCCCGCTGCCGCGCCACGATCGGCGAGGTCGGCAACGCCGAGCAGTCGAACATCAACTGGGGCAAGGCCGGCCGTATGCGCTGGAAGGGCGTTCGCCCGACCGTCCGCGGTGTCGCGATGAACCCGGTTGACCACCCGCACGGTGGTGGTGAAGGCAAGACTTCCGGTGGTCGCCACCCGGTCTCGCCGTGGGGTCAGAAGGAGGGTCGTACTCGCTCGCCGAAGAAGGCATCGAGCAAGTACATCGTCCGCCGCCGCAAGACGAACAAGAAGCGCTAG